In Hymenobacter sublimis, a single genomic region encodes these proteins:
- the miaA gene encoding tRNA (adenosine(37)-N6)-dimethylallyltransferase MiaA, translated as MLAELTAATEPTLLVVTGPTAVGKTALCVRLAQQLQTEIVSADSRQFFRELNIGTAKPTPEEMQGVPHHFINSHSITEEYNAGRFEQDALALLAQLFQRHRVVILTGGSGLYLHAVTEGLDELPAAPPAVREQLRAELGAHGLEPLVAELERLDPVTHARIDRQNPQRVLRALEISRATGQPFSSFHGATAASRPFRVVKVALTRERDELYQRIDQRMDQMLAAGLEEEARSLYPHRHHNALQTVGYQELFQYFEGHYEYAEAVRLLKRNSRRYAKRQLTWLRRDPQYQWFHPDEVNL; from the coding sequence ATGCTTGCCGAACTTACTGCTGCCACTGAACCCACGCTTTTGGTTGTTACGGGGCCAACGGCCGTCGGCAAAACGGCCTTGTGCGTACGCTTGGCCCAGCAGCTGCAAACGGAAATCGTGTCGGCTGATTCGCGGCAGTTTTTTCGGGAGCTGAACATTGGCACGGCCAAGCCTACCCCCGAGGAGATGCAGGGCGTGCCGCATCACTTCATCAACTCCCACAGCATTACGGAGGAGTACAACGCCGGCCGGTTCGAGCAGGATGCGCTGGCCCTGCTGGCGCAGTTATTTCAGCGGCACCGGGTAGTTATCCTGACGGGCGGCTCGGGCTTGTATTTGCACGCCGTAACCGAGGGCCTGGATGAGCTGCCCGCCGCGCCGCCCGCCGTCCGGGAGCAGTTGCGGGCTGAGTTGGGTGCCCACGGCTTGGAGCCCTTAGTAGCGGAGCTTGAGCGCCTCGACCCCGTAACCCACGCCCGCATCGACCGCCAGAATCCGCAACGGGTGCTGCGGGCCCTGGAAATTAGCCGGGCCACGGGCCAGCCCTTTAGCTCTTTTCACGGAGCCACGGCCGCTTCCCGGCCATTTCGGGTAGTGAAAGTGGCCCTCACCCGGGAGCGGGACGAGCTTTACCAGCGCATCGACCAGCGCATGGATCAGATGCTGGCCGCTGGCTTGGAAGAAGAGGCGAGAAGTCTCTACCCCCACCGCCACCACAACGCCCTCCAAACGGTGGGCTACCAAGAGCTATTCCAATACTTCGAGGGGCACTACGAGTATGCCGAGGCCGTGCGCCTACTCAAGCGCAACTCCCGCCGCTATGCCAAACGCCAGCTCACCTGGCTCCGCCGCGACCCGCAGTACCAGTGGTTTCATCCGGATGAGGTGAACTTGTGA